The proteins below are encoded in one region of Drosophila santomea strain STO CAGO 1482 chromosome 2R, Prin_Dsan_1.1, whole genome shotgun sequence:
- the LOC120445624 gene encoding receptor expression-enhancing protein 4 isoform X9, translating to MRPIYQQEQPLFYQRPANLRRLRQPPGTVYGRSYSLEDQPEDVIPVYPKFIYAPQQQQQRQRAPYPLYQLGDSLSSLDSDFPENEYGGAYIVEERVPLATAPTPKVLQNLNALGRLLELLQRCPLPCLSFNTACICSLIVIFLAPRTCAQSLLFPAFRLFCGTLYPAYASYKAVRTKDVKEYVKWMMYWIVFAFFTCIETFTDIFISWLPFYYEVKVALVFWLLSPATKGSSTLYRKFVHPMLTRHEQEIDEYVNQAKERGYSAVLQLGSKGVNYATNVLMQTAIKTYALTTAPSGHGRGLQNSHSADELSRGQDMMDSTDNWLPRASSLSSIESYTETIYEPRAETRRLVIREVSEEVEHEDESLGDAGAARLRDLPVRKAQPRRAAGTARAAGKRGQKNNDMEAAGSSSSSVIRSRRKLRDPTPEVDVENY from the exons ATGAGGCCAATCtatcagcaggagcagccgctCTTCTACCAGCGGCCAGCTAATCTCCGCCGCCTACGTCAACCGCCGGGCACCGTCTACGGACGCAGCTACTCGCTCGAGGACCAGCCAGAGGACGTGATACCCGTGTATCCAAAGTTTATCTACGCtccacaacaacagcagcagcggcaacggGCCCCATATCCGCTGTATCAGCTGGGCGACTCGCTGAGCTCGCTGGACAGCGATTTTCCCGAGAATGAGTACGGCGGAGCCTACATAGTGGAGGAGCGAGTTCCGCTGGCCACCGCACCCACGCCCAAAGTTCTCCAGAACCTAAATGCGCTGGGCCGattgctggagctgctgcagcgcTGTCCTTTGCCATGCCTCTCCTTCAACACGGCCTGCATCTGCTCGCTGATTGTCATATTCCTTGCGCCGCGCACTTGTGCCCAGAGTTTACTGTTTCCCGCTTTCAGATTGTTCTGCGGCACCCTGTACCCGGCCTATGCCTCCTACAAGGCCGTCAGGACCAAGGATGTCAAGGAATAT GTTAAATGGATGATGTACTGgattgtctttgcatttttcacCTGCATAGAAACATTCACGGACATATTCATCTCCTGGCTGCCGTTCTACTACGAGGTGAAGGTGGCCCTGGTGTTCTGGCTCCTCTCGCCGGCCACAAAGGGCAGTTCGACTTTGTATCGCAAGTTCGTGCATCCGATGTTGACGCGCCACGAACAG GAGATCGACGAGTACGTGAACCAGGCCAAAGAGCGGGGCTATTCGGCGGTCCTGCAGCTGGGCTCCAAGGGAGTAAACTATGCCACCAATGTCCTCATGCAGACGGCCATCAAG ACCTATGCGCTGACCACGGCGCCATCTGGCCATGGACGCGGCCTGCAGAACTCCCATTCCGCGGATGAGCTGTCCCGGGGCCAGGACATGATGGACAGCACGGACAACTGGCTGCCGAGGGCCAGTTCCCTGAGCAGCATCGAGAGCTACACGGAGACGATCTACGAGCCGAGGGCCGAGACCAGGCGACTGGTTATTCGGGAGGTCAGCGAGGAGGTGGAGCACGAAGATGAGTCCCTGGGCGATGCCGGAGCAGCACGTCTCCGAGACTTGCCCGTCCGGAAGGCTCAGCCACGTCGTGCCGCAGGTACCGCCAGAGCTGCGGGCAAACGTGGCCAGAAAAACAACGATATGGAGGCCGCcggcagctccagctccagtgTGATCCGCTCTCGGCGCAAGCTGCGCGATCCCACGCCCGAAGTGGATGTGGAAAACTACTGA
- the LOC120445624 gene encoding protein YOP1 isoform X12, with amino-acid sequence MRPIYQQEQPLFYQRPANLRRLRQPPGTVYGRSYSLEDQPEDVIPVYPKFIYAPQQQQQRQRAPYPLYQLGDSLSSLDSDFPENEYGGAYIVEERVPLATAPTPKVLQNLNALGRLLELLQRCPLPCLSFNTACICSLIVIFLAPRTCAQSLLFPAFRLFCGTLYPAYASYKAVRTKDVKEYVKWMMYWIVFAFFTCIETFTDIFISWLPFYYEVKVALVFWLLSPATKGSSTLYRKFVHPMLTRHEQEIDEYVNQAKERGYSAVLQLGSKGVNYATNVLMQTAIKRRCIK; translated from the exons ATGAGGCCAATCtatcagcaggagcagccgctCTTCTACCAGCGGCCAGCTAATCTCCGCCGCCTACGTCAACCGCCGGGCACCGTCTACGGACGCAGCTACTCGCTCGAGGACCAGCCAGAGGACGTGATACCCGTGTATCCAAAGTTTATCTACGCtccacaacaacagcagcagcggcaacggGCCCCATATCCGCTGTATCAGCTGGGCGACTCGCTGAGCTCGCTGGACAGCGATTTTCCCGAGAATGAGTACGGCGGAGCCTACATAGTGGAGGAGCGAGTTCCGCTGGCCACCGCACCCACGCCCAAAGTTCTCCAGAACCTAAATGCGCTGGGCCGattgctggagctgctgcagcgcTGTCCTTTGCCATGCCTCTCCTTCAACACGGCCTGCATCTGCTCGCTGATTGTCATATTCCTTGCGCCGCGCACTTGTGCCCAGAGTTTACTGTTTCCCGCTTTCAGATTGTTCTGCGGCACCCTGTACCCGGCCTATGCCTCCTACAAGGCCGTCAGGACCAAGGATGTCAAGGAATAT GTTAAATGGATGATGTACTGgattgtctttgcatttttcacCTGCATAGAAACATTCACGGACATATTCATCTCCTGGCTGCCGTTCTACTACGAGGTGAAGGTGGCCCTGGTGTTCTGGCTCCTCTCGCCGGCCACAAAGGGCAGTTCGACTTTGTATCGCAAGTTCGTGCATCCGATGTTGACGCGCCACGAACAG GAGATCGACGAGTACGTGAACCAGGCCAAAGAGCGGGGCTATTCGGCGGTCCTGCAGCTGGGCTCCAAGGGAGTAAACTATGCCACCAATGTCCTCATGCAGACGGCCATCAAG CGTCGTTGCATAAAGTGA
- the LOC120445624 gene encoding receptor expression-enhancing protein 2 isoform X13 — protein sequence MISSLFSRLIILFCGTLYPAYASYKAVRTKDVKEYVKWMMYWIVFAFFTCIETFTDIFISWLPFYYEVKVALVFWLLSPATKGSSTLYRKFVHPMLTRHEQEIDEYVNQAKERGYSAVLQLGSKGVNYATNVLMQTAIKTYALTTAPSGHGRGLQNSHSADELSRGQDMMDSTDNWLPRASSLSSIESYTETIYEPRAETRRLVIREVSEEVEHEDESLGDAGAARLRDLPVRKAQPRRAAGTARAAGKRGQKNNDMEAAGSSSSSVIRSRRKLRDPTPEVDVENY from the exons ATGATCAGCAGTCTGTTTTCGCGGCTTATAAT ATTGTTCTGCGGCACCCTGTACCCGGCCTATGCCTCCTACAAGGCCGTCAGGACCAAGGATGTCAAGGAATAT GTTAAATGGATGATGTACTGgattgtctttgcatttttcacCTGCATAGAAACATTCACGGACATATTCATCTCCTGGCTGCCGTTCTACTACGAGGTGAAGGTGGCCCTGGTGTTCTGGCTCCTCTCGCCGGCCACAAAGGGCAGTTCGACTTTGTATCGCAAGTTCGTGCATCCGATGTTGACGCGCCACGAACAG GAGATCGACGAGTACGTGAACCAGGCCAAAGAGCGGGGCTATTCGGCGGTCCTGCAGCTGGGCTCCAAGGGAGTAAACTATGCCACCAATGTCCTCATGCAGACGGCCATCAAG ACCTATGCGCTGACCACGGCGCCATCTGGCCATGGACGCGGCCTGCAGAACTCCCATTCCGCGGATGAGCTGTCCCGGGGCCAGGACATGATGGACAGCACGGACAACTGGCTGCCGAGGGCCAGTTCCCTGAGCAGCATCGAGAGCTACACGGAGACGATCTACGAGCCGAGGGCCGAGACCAGGCGACTGGTTATTCGGGAGGTCAGCGAGGAGGTGGAGCACGAAGATGAGTCCCTGGGCGATGCCGGAGCAGCACGTCTCCGAGACTTGCCCGTCCGGAAGGCTCAGCCACGTCGTGCCGCAGGTACCGCCAGAGCTGCGGGCAAACGTGGCCAGAAAAACAACGATATGGAGGCCGCcggcagctccagctccagtgTGATCCGCTCTCGGCGCAAGCTGCGCGATCCCACGCCCGAAGTGGATGTGGAAAACTACTGA